Proteins encoded together in one Thermophilibacter immobilis window:
- a CDS encoding cysteine desulfurase family protein: MTPAGRGAAREVYLDYAASTPVDPEVLEAMLPYFSERFWNPSAPYECARGVRDDMERARDTAARLLGARPDNVVFTAGATEANNLAFACVDGHVVVDAAEHESVLACASTHEHRCVRVGPDGIVDPGVVAAAIRPDTELVSVELANGELGCVQPVRALSHVVAAERARRLEAGERHPLYLHTDASQAAGALSVNVSSLGVDLLTLSAAKIYGPKQVGLLWASDDVRLRPLVFGGGQEGGVRSGTENVAGIVGLARALELACARRDEEARGLARLRARLRAGLLAELPWMVVSGPNNPKRRLPGLLHVSFAGLEARRLVIGLEREGVSAGTGSACAASRMRVSHVLEAIGLPRALAEGSLRLTLGRPTTEADVDYAVAALVRVVRAEMGRRGLDDAACARIAGGAR, from the coding sequence GTGACGCCCGCTGGAAGGGGAGCCGCTCGCGAGGTCTACCTCGACTACGCGGCGTCGACGCCCGTGGACCCCGAGGTGCTCGAGGCCATGCTTCCGTACTTCTCGGAGCGCTTCTGGAACCCCTCGGCGCCGTACGAGTGCGCGCGGGGCGTCCGCGACGACATGGAGCGAGCGCGGGACACGGCGGCGCGCCTCCTGGGCGCGCGCCCCGACAACGTGGTCTTCACGGCCGGCGCGACCGAGGCTAACAACCTCGCCTTCGCCTGTGTGGACGGACACGTGGTCGTGGACGCGGCGGAGCACGAGAGCGTACTGGCCTGCGCGTCGACCCACGAGCACCGCTGCGTGCGCGTGGGCCCCGACGGGATCGTGGACCCGGGCGTCGTGGCGGCCGCCATCCGGCCGGACACCGAGCTCGTCTCGGTCGAGCTGGCCAACGGCGAGCTGGGCTGCGTCCAGCCCGTGCGCGCACTCTCGCACGTGGTGGCCGCCGAGCGCGCGCGACGCCTCGAGGCGGGGGAGCGCCACCCTCTCTACCTGCACACGGACGCCTCGCAGGCGGCCGGTGCCCTCTCGGTCAACGTGTCCTCGCTCGGGGTCGACCTGCTCACGCTCTCCGCGGCCAAGATCTACGGCCCCAAACAGGTGGGGCTTCTCTGGGCCTCCGACGACGTGCGTCTGCGTCCGCTCGTCTTTGGCGGCGGGCAGGAGGGCGGCGTGCGCTCCGGCACCGAGAACGTCGCGGGCATCGTGGGCCTCGCCCGCGCCCTCGAGCTCGCCTGCGCCCGCCGCGACGAGGAGGCGCGCGGCCTCGCCCGCCTGCGCGCCCGCCTGCGCGCGGGCCTTCTCGCCGAACTGCCGTGGATGGTGGTGTCGGGGCCCAACAACCCCAAGCGCCGCCTCCCCGGGCTGCTCCACGTCTCCTTCGCGGGCCTGGAGGCGCGTCGCCTCGTGATCGGCCTGGAGCGCGAGGGGGTCTCGGCGGGGACCGGGTCGGCCTGCGCGGCGAGCCGGATGCGCGTGAGCCACGTGCTCGAGGCGATCGGTCTGCCGCGAGCGCTGGCCGAGGGGAGCCTGCGCCTCACGCTCGGGCGTCCCACGACCGAGGCGGACGTGGACTACGCGGTGGCCGCCCTCGTGCGGGTCGTGCGCGCCGAGATGGGGCGCCGCGGGCTCGACGACGCTGCCTGTGCCCGGATCGCGGGAGGTGCGCGCTGA
- the mnmA gene encoding tRNA 2-thiouridine(34) synthase MnmA has protein sequence MTRVFCGLSGGVDSALACALLVEAGHEVTAVYLRNWSRDLPGFRCPWADDLADAERVAVTLGIDLEVWDCEKDYQETVVDYLVDAYARGYTPNPDVMCNQTIKFGTFADRAFARGADFVATGHYGRVERDADGRARLLRAVDEHKDQTYFMWRVGEDVLARTLLPVGEIANKTEVRRLCAKRGLGVEDKPDSDGICFVGPVGIRTFLLDSLERRAGDIVEWETGRVLGRHDGAFLFTVGQRRGLDLGGGPARYVVCTDTDANVVYVTADPACPGLWTRALTLSDARWISGEPPEEGVYLVRTRHTGALRKAVLEEAPRGLSLRFSEPVRTVAPGQSAVVYDGPRCLGGGIVQRDGRPSRV, from the coding sequence ATGACGCGCGTCTTCTGCGGCCTTTCGGGCGGGGTCGACTCCGCCCTGGCCTGCGCGCTGCTCGTGGAGGCCGGCCACGAGGTCACGGCCGTCTACCTGCGCAACTGGTCGCGCGACCTGCCGGGCTTCAGGTGCCCGTGGGCAGACGACCTGGCCGACGCCGAGCGCGTGGCCGTGACGCTCGGGATCGACCTGGAGGTCTGGGACTGCGAGAAGGACTACCAGGAGACGGTCGTGGACTACCTCGTGGACGCCTACGCGCGAGGCTACACCCCCAACCCGGACGTCATGTGCAACCAGACCATCAAGTTCGGGACCTTCGCCGACCGCGCGTTCGCGCGTGGGGCGGACTTCGTGGCCACGGGCCACTACGGGCGCGTCGAGCGGGACGCGGACGGCCGCGCGCGCCTTCTGCGGGCGGTCGACGAGCACAAGGACCAGACCTACTTCATGTGGCGCGTGGGCGAGGACGTGCTCGCGCGCACGCTTCTGCCCGTGGGCGAGATTGCGAACAAGACCGAGGTCAGACGCTTGTGCGCTAAACGTGGCCTGGGGGTCGAGGACAAGCCCGACTCCGACGGGATCTGCTTCGTGGGTCCGGTGGGCATCCGTACGTTTCTGCTCGACTCCCTCGAGCGGCGCGCGGGGGACATCGTGGAGTGGGAGACGGGAAGGGTGCTCGGCCGTCACGACGGGGCCTTCCTCTTCACGGTGGGCCAGAGGCGTGGCCTCGACCTGGGGGGAGGCCCCGCGCGCTACGTGGTTTGCACGGACACGGACGCCAATGTCGTCTACGTGACGGCCGACCCCGCCTGCCCCGGCCTGTGGACGCGCGCGCTCACGCTCTCCGACGCCCGTTGGATCTCGGGCGAGCCGCCCGAGGAGGGTGTCTACCTCGTGCGCACCCGTCACACGGGAGCGTTGAGAAAGGCCGTGCTCGAGGAGGCCCCCCGCGGCCTCTCCCTGCGCTTCTCCGAGCCCGTGCGCACGGTGGCGCCCGGTCAGTCCGCCGTGGTCTACGACGGGCCGCGCTGCCTCGGGGGCGGCATCGTCCAGCGCGACGGACGGCCCTCCCGCGTCTGA